Genomic segment of Chitinophaga varians:
TACCATTTCCGTTTGCAGTCGACCATACAGCAGCAGAAGCTGCTGGAGAAGGAAAAGCAGGACGGCGTGCTGCAAATACGCCTGAAGGAAGAAGAGGCCCTGCGCCTGCAGCTGGAAAAGCAGGAAGCAGAATTACAGGCCCGCTTACAGGCGGAGGAAGCCGCACGTCTGCAGGCGGAACAACAGTTGATACAAACCCAGAAGGAGCAATTGCAGAAAGACCTGCTGGCGGGCACCTTACAGGTGGAACAGAAAAATGAGCTGCTGGAATCGCTCCAGGAAAAGCTCAAAGAGAAAGCCGTACAACCTGACCTGGCCAAACAGATCACGCGTATGATTGAGACGCACAAGCGGATGGACAAAAATTTTGAGACTACCCGCACGGAATTTGAGAATATCCACCCGGAATTCTTCCGGAAGCTACAGGAAAAAGCCGGCAACAGTCTCACCAAACTGGATTTGAAGCATTGTTCCTACATATCGATCGGATTGTCTACCAAGGAAATTGCTTCACACCTGGGCGTAGCACCAAAAAGTATCCTGATGTCGCGGTACCGTATCAAACAAAAGCTGGGACTGGGCAAGGAAGAAGGGCTGGATGCCTACCTGATGGCCTGGAGAGAAAATAACCCGCTGACGGAAGACGCAGCGGGTTAAAGGAATTGGGGCCGGATGAGTTTGGGGGCAGGATGAACCTGGGGTTTGGATGAAATGGGGCCTGGATGAAATGGGGTTTGGATGAAACCGGGGTTATGGATGAATTGTTCGGGCAAGTCTATTGTTGGAGGAAAACAAAACGGTTTTCAAAAAACCTTCCGATAACCGGTACCGGCTTTTGTACGCCGCTGTTGGCATTGATAATACCAAATACCATAAATATCAGCGGCAGCAGGCCCAGTACAGAGAAAACCGCAGACAGCGCGGGGATAATGCTCAACAGGATGCCCGCGGCCGCAGACCATAACAGGCTTGCTACTGCCAGGCCGAGCGCCTGTTCCAGATGGTAGTTAACAAAAGTGTCTTTGCTCTCCTTATTTTTTACATATGCGATAATCCATCCGATGATCGTAATGTAAGCGACGATAGCCCATTGTTTTGTCTTCATAGTTGCGCTGATGTGTTGATAATTAAAAAATGATAAAAGGATAAAATGGAAACAGCACAAAGGTAGGGCGGCGTAAAATCGTTCCTGCTTTTGTAGATACTACAGTGGGTCTACAGGCCGTGATGAAGGGTATCTACAAAAGATCTACAGGTGCTGTAATGATTTGATTTCCATATTTTTATATCTATTATTCTGATATATACCTTTCTGCTCCACCATTGTTTTTCATCTTCAGTTTACTACCGGCTTACCTTTTTGTTAGTTGCATACAATTGACTGTAGCTGCTGCTGCGGATAGATCTGCGATTTAATTTCGTTGGCAAAAGGAACATATTCCATGAAGAAATTAGCATATATCGGTTGTCTGGGCGTAATTGGCATTATCACTACAGAATTTGGCATTATCGGGATATTGCCGCAGGTAGCGGCCCACTATCATATTACTATTGACAAGGCAGGTGTATTGTTGAGCGCCTTTGCGCTGGTAATTGCGTTGACCGGCCCGGTGGTGACGCTGTTAACATCCGGGGTGGACCGGAAGAAACTGATGTTATCATCAATGGGATTGTTTGTGCTCTCCACATTGGGATCTGTGATGGCGCCGCCGTTCTGGCTGTTGCTGTTGTTACGCATACTACCGGCTTTTCTGCAACCGGTGTTTATATCCAACGCCATAGCCGCGGCGGTGGCAGTGGCGCCGCCGAAACAGTCCCACCGCATGATGGCTATTATCATGGGCGGCATCAGTATTGCCACTGTGACAACAGTGCCCCTGTCCACCTGGCTGGCGGGCCGTTTCAACTGGCAGACAGCCTTTATGATGCAGGCAGGGGTGAGCATCGTCGCGTGGCTGAGTATTTGGTTGCTGCTGCCGCCCATGCCGTTGAAAGAGAAAAAATCCTATGGTGATCAGCTGATGATTTTAAAACGGGGAGATTTCCTGCTTACTTCTTTTATCAATTTTATGATGATCGCCGCCTGGTTCAGCACCTATAGTTATTTCGCGGACTATCTCGGCCAGGAGAAACGGATGAGCGGGACGATGATCAGCAGCATGATGTTGTTGTTCGGTATTACCGGTGTGGCGGGCAACTGGCTGACGGGAAAAGTGATTGGCCGGCATATGGTGACGGTGACGTTATTGTTGCTTAGTGGCACGATCATCATTCCGTTTGGCCTGGCATGGTGCGGATATGAGGGTGCGGCGGTGACAGGTGTCATCGCGTTGTGGGGACTGTTGTACGCGCCGTCCATTCTGGCGGGAGCGGTCAATATGATCTCATCTGCACCGGACGCGCTGGAATTTGCCAACAGCCTGTCCGTGTCTACCGGTAATCTCGGGGTGTCGGTGGGCACCGCCGTGAGCGGCATGGTGATAGCGACACATAGTGTGGCTTATGCGCCATGGGTAGGGATGGTTTTTGGTGTGGTGGCCATCATGGCTGTACTGCTGCGGGCCTTTCTCCGCACGCGGACATCGGCGCCGGCATGCGTGGCACAATGATTGTGTCCATGCCGGTATGAAAAATTCCATTCTTTCCACATTAGTACGGGCCGTTGGCCTGGGTATGGTGTCGGGCATGCGCAGTGCCATGGGACCCGCTTTTGCGAGCCAGTATGCCAACCGCCATCCGTCGCGGCAGCTGAAAGGCAGCCCGTTGGGTTTTATGCAGCGGGAAAATGTGATGCGTGGCCTGCAGACGATTGCTGCCGGTGAAATGGTAGTCGACAAAGTGCCCGGTATAAAAGACCGTATCGCCCCGGGTGTACTGGCGGGGAGGGCCGCAGCCGGCGGCCTGGCGGGGGCCACCCTGTACCAGGCCAGCGGAGACAAAGCCTGGCGGGGCGAGCTTATAGGCGCCGCGGCCGCTGTGGCTGCATCTTACGCCTTTTTCTTTCTGCGTAAATATGCCGGTAAAAAATATAAGGTGAAAGACGGTTTCGCCGGCGGCATGGAAGACCTTCTGGCTGTAGGTATTGGTGTTGGCGCTACTGCCGGAAAATAGCTATTCGTATATCCTTTTGCGTTATATTGCCGGTCCCGGCAGTAATATATGTGTTTGTACATCCATAAAGAACCTGGCCCTGCTGCCCACCAAGGGTAGCGGGGCTTTTGATTTTAATTTATATATTTGGAGTATTCCTTTCCAATATTAATTTGAACCAACTGGACCAATCGGAGAATCATTCCTGGGAGCAACTGCAACGCGATCCGGCCGCTTTTGAACGATTTTTTAAAAGTACGGCGGCGGGTTTGTGTACCTATGCCTTCCGTATTGTAAAGGATAAACAGGCAGCGGAGGATATCGTCCAGGATTTTTTTTCCCGTTTATGGCAAAAGCGCAGCCAGATCAGTATGCAGGCGCCTCCCCGGCGCTACGCCTACCGGGCCGTACATAACGCCTGTCTGAATTATTTAAGGGACAACCATCTTATTTCCAATGATGCGCTGCCGGAAAATATGCCGGCAGAAGAAGACGCCATAGAGCGGGAATTGCAGTTGCAGTATCGCGTACAACAGCTGGAACGCGTAATTGCCGGGTTGCCACAGCAATGCAGGATTGTATTTGAAAAAGTATGTTTGGAACAAAAGAAATATAAAGTAGTGGCGGAAGAACTGGGAATATCTGTATTTACCGTCAGAAACCAGGTAGCGAAAGCCTATGATATATTAAGGAATAATATTCTCTGGGAGCTGATCTGCCTGCTGGTGCTGGATTTGCTGGCGGGGTAAAAAAATTTTCAAAAAAAATCCCATACAGGCGTAGTACATTTTAAAACTATTCGTGTCATCATAACAACGGCCCTTCATCCATGGAACAGGCAGACATTCACATATTATCGGCAATACTGAGCGGAGAGCTTCAACCGGAAGATCCTGTGGTCCAGTCCTGGTTACAGGAGGACCCTGCCAGGGCTGTACTGTTGGAAGAACCGGAGCAATTGCGTGAAGTGGTGGAAGCCTGGCGTTTGCAACAGACTTTTGACACCGACAACATGTGGGCGCGTGTTACGCAGGAAGCTGAAGCTGCGCCAACAGCAGTGCGACAGCGTTATGTTCTGATGCGCTGGCGCGCCGCTGCAGCTGTTTTACTGCTGGCAGCAGGCGCTTACTGGTTTATGCAGCGGACAAAAAAGGCGGCGCCGGCAGTAGACGTCCTGGCCGTTGCCCAACAGAAACCTGCCGGCAATTTTGCCATCTTACAGGCAGGCGGGGAAGAAGTATCATTGCAGGGAAAAGACAGCAGTTTTATGATGGGGGGCAACCGTGTAGATGTCCGCAATGGCCGTATGCAAGTGGCGACAGGGAAACCGGAGCAATATACCCTTCGTACCCCACGGGGGGCCAATTACCAGGTGCAATTGCCTGACGGCTCCAAAGTGTGGCTGAACGCCCAGTCCAGCATCGATTACCCTTCTGTTTTTACAGGTAATGAGCGCATGGTAACGGTGACGGGGGAAGTTTATTTTGAAGTGGCAGCCAAAGCGGAACAACCTTTTGTGGTGCATGCAGGCCGGCAGGAAATAACAGTGCTCGGAACGGCGTTTTGTGTCCGCCGTTATGAAGAAGAACAACAAGGGCTTACAACGCTGGTCAGTGGAAAAGTTAAAGTGCAGGCGGTGGGGAAAGAGCAGGTATTACAGCCAGGCCAGCAGGCCGTTGTGACCGGTGACCAGCTACAGATAACACCGGTGGACACAGAAGATTTCACTTCGTGGAAAGACGGATGGATACGCTTCCGCAATAAACCGCTGACAGTCATATTACAGGCCATTTCAAGATGGTATGATATCGATATAAAGGCAGATGAACAACAACTAACAGGACAGTATTTTACTTGTTATATTAATAAGGAACAGGGACTGGGAGAATGCATTCAGTCGTTAAATAACAGCACCAACCAATTTTCGTTTTCGTTGCAGGGATCAACCATAACCGTAACAAAAAAATAGTCTGTGGGTATTTAGCACTCAGCTGATTTTTATTAACCAAAATTAATAGTGATGAAACTAAAGGGGACACCTATGCCTTTTCACAAGGGCTGGTCACTACATTTCCATGCCGTATTGCTCTGTTGCTGTCTGACTGTTTTCGCAGGAACAGCAACTGTGAGCGCCCAGTCGCCCAAAACCACCATTACTTTGTCAGTGAAAGACAGAAGCGTTAAAGCTGTCTTAAAAGAGATTCAACAGAAGACCTCCTATGAATTTTTTTACAGTGATACAGAAGTAGACCTGAGCCGGCACATTTCTGTGGACCTGCAACAGGTGTCGCTACAGGAAGCGTTGCAGGCTGTATTGGGGAAACAGTACAACTGGCGTATTCAGGGGAAAAATGTGTATATCACTACCCTGCAGCCTGCAAAACGGAATCATCAGGATAACACACCTGACCAGTCAGCAGATAACCAACTGGTAAATGGCATCGTAACTACCGTTTCCGGCACACCGTTGACGGGTGTGACCATCCGGGTGAAAGGTACTGGTAATGGTGCTGTAACAGACGGCAGTGGTTATTTTCAATTGTATGCCGCCAAAAACCGGCAGCTGGATTTTTCTTTCATCGGCTATGACAGCCGGCAGATAAAAACAGATACCGTTAGCGGGCCGTTATATATAACGTTAGCGGAAACACCACGTGCGCTGAACCAGGTAGTGGTCACAGGATATAGCAACAAACGCCTGGGAGAGCTTACCGGTGCTGTATCGCAGGTGACAGCCGAAGATCTGCAAACCACTACCACACAATCCATCTTCGATAATTTACAGGGCAAAGTGGCCGGTATGAACGTATCGCTCAGTGGCAGCAATACCGGTTCCAATACCTCCTCCACTATTGTCATCCGTGGTAAAGGCTCTATGGGCTATAATGCCACGCAGCCGCTGGTAGTGATCGATGGTATTATCCAGGAATATATCAGTGACAGAGATCCGTTGAGCAATATTTCTCCTGCCGATGTGGCTTCGGTTACCGTATTAAAAGATGCTGCTTCCGCAGCGTTATATGGGTCCAGGGCCGCCAACGGCGTACTGGTGATCACAACGAAACGCGGTAGCGGTGCCGGTGTTGGCACGAAGATCGGGGCCAGTGTTACCTATGGCGCCAACAAAGCGTCCCGTGGAAAGTTCCGGGTGATGAACAGCCGGGAGCGCTTCGATCTGCAGCAGCAGATTTATCGCAACCAGTATATGGATGCCAATCCTGGTGCCAGTGAGACAGCGGTCAATAATTATGTGCATTCCATGGTGCCTGACAGTGTGTTGAAATATGATACCAACTGGCCCGATCTGTTTCTGCGGACCGGCCAGACACAGGATTACAACGTCTGGATTTCCGGCGGCGACCAGCGGGTGAAGTATTACGCCTCCGGCGATTATTTTAATGAAGTGGCTCCTTTGGTAACGGACAGCTACCGGAAATATAACTTTCGTTTTAATGTGGATTTTCAGGCTACAGAACGGTTGTCTCTTTCCACCAATGCCAGCATTTCCAATTCCAATGGTAAGTCGGGCGGCTTTTATACACCTTACAGCGATGCATTTAATATTATGCCATGGGACACGCCTTTTTATAGTGATGGCACCCCCAAAGTTGGCGGCCCTAATGAAAAGGGCTGGTACAGCGGTAGTAACTTCAACCCTATGTATGGAAAGGGTTTGAGCGATGCCACTACCAAAGCTACCATTGGCGCTTTTGATTTGAATTTGCGTTACAAGCTGACCAACTGGCTTAGTTTTAGTTCACGCAACCG
This window contains:
- a CDS encoding SusC/RagA family TonB-linked outer membrane protein, whose product is MPFHKGWSLHFHAVLLCCCLTVFAGTATVSAQSPKTTITLSVKDRSVKAVLKEIQQKTSYEFFYSDTEVDLSRHISVDLQQVSLQEALQAVLGKQYNWRIQGKNVYITTLQPAKRNHQDNTPDQSADNQLVNGIVTTVSGTPLTGVTIRVKGTGNGAVTDGSGYFQLYAAKNRQLDFSFIGYDSRQIKTDTVSGPLYITLAETPRALNQVVVTGYSNKRLGELTGAVSQVTAEDLQTTTTQSIFDNLQGKVAGMNVSLSGSNTGSNTSSTIVIRGKGSMGYNATQPLVVIDGIIQEYISDRDPLSNISPADVASVTVLKDAASAALYGSRAANGVLVITTKRGSGAGVGTKIGASVTYGANKASRGKFRVMNSRERFDLQQQIYRNQYMDANPGASETAVNNYVHSMVPDSVLKYDTNWPDLFLRTGQTQDYNVWISGGDQRVKYYASGDYFNEVAPLVTDSYRKYNFRFNVDFQATERLSLSTNASISNSNGKSGGFYTPYSDAFNIMPWDTPFYSDGTPKVGGPNEKGWYSGSNFNPMYGKGLSDATTKATIGAFDLNLRYKLTNWLSFSSRNRYSFTNMERERYSDPADPTSFFNTRGGYYSLAPGNTNNIITTEMLQVDKSFNRHHISGLAAFEFNQVIVKNDNASVNGLKPGIRAISAGDPATLTFVNTISETAYLSLFSELNYSYDGKYFATASFRRDGSSKFGQNNKYGNFYAFSGAWQLNKENFLRSAKNIDLLKLRLSYGVSGNDLPLGAYQYLTLYRYITGTDIYDRQSGTLQNSQGNPDLHWEMQYTTNIGIDAGFRDRVTVSVDLYNKLNKGLLLSVTPPATSGGNTYYRNIGRIRNRGVEVTMNTRQFKNTAVKWSTDLTFAYNTNKVLGLQSGASLLYRGQYSGTADIVGSPMGSYYMPVFAGVDPNTGASRFEMLEKDASGNFTGKVNYTNNPGEATLQVLGNSNPKYIAGMSNNLTYKNFNLSVMLSYFGGLKMLNRTRANLDLDGADVQSNNAAPAAGQVRWQHPGDIADLPRAGNKVDDYFPTSRYVEDGSFLRLKNVRLGYAFTEKVAKKLSVSKINVFVSGDNLATWTKFTGMDPENNFGEENAGKIPLPKRFLAGVQVTF
- a CDS encoding RNA polymerase sigma-70 factor, with the protein product MNQLDQSENHSWEQLQRDPAAFERFFKSTAAGLCTYAFRIVKDKQAAEDIVQDFFSRLWQKRSQISMQAPPRRYAYRAVHNACLNYLRDNHLISNDALPENMPAEEDAIERELQLQYRVQQLERVIAGLPQQCRIVFEKVCLEQKKYKVVAEELGISVFTVRNQVAKAYDILRNNILWELICLLVLDLLAG
- a CDS encoding MFS transporter; this translates as MKKLAYIGCLGVIGIITTEFGIIGILPQVAAHYHITIDKAGVLLSAFALVIALTGPVVTLLTSGVDRKKLMLSSMGLFVLSTLGSVMAPPFWLLLLLRILPAFLQPVFISNAIAAAVAVAPPKQSHRMMAIIMGGISIATVTTVPLSTWLAGRFNWQTAFMMQAGVSIVAWLSIWLLLPPMPLKEKKSYGDQLMILKRGDFLLTSFINFMMIAAWFSTYSYFADYLGQEKRMSGTMISSMMLLFGITGVAGNWLTGKVIGRHMVTVTLLLLSGTIIIPFGLAWCGYEGAAVTGVIALWGLLYAPSILAGAVNMISSAPDALEFANSLSVSTGNLGVSVGTAVSGMVIATHSVAYAPWVGMVFGVVAIMAVLLRAFLRTRTSAPACVAQ
- a CDS encoding DUF4870 domain-containing protein codes for the protein MKTKQWAIVAYITIIGWIIAYVKNKESKDTFVNYHLEQALGLAVASLLWSAAAGILLSIIPALSAVFSVLGLLPLIFMVFGIINANSGVQKPVPVIGRFFENRFVFLQQ
- a CDS encoding FecR family protein, whose translation is MEQADIHILSAILSGELQPEDPVVQSWLQEDPARAVLLEEPEQLREVVEAWRLQQTFDTDNMWARVTQEAEAAPTAVRQRYVLMRWRAAAAVLLLAAGAYWFMQRTKKAAPAVDVLAVAQQKPAGNFAILQAGGEEVSLQGKDSSFMMGGNRVDVRNGRMQVATGKPEQYTLRTPRGANYQVQLPDGSKVWLNAQSSIDYPSVFTGNERMVTVTGEVYFEVAAKAEQPFVVHAGRQEITVLGTAFCVRRYEEEQQGLTTLVSGKVKVQAVGKEQVLQPGQQAVVTGDQLQITPVDTEDFTSWKDGWIRFRNKPLTVILQAISRWYDIDIKADEQQLTGQYFTCYINKEQGLGECIQSLNNSTNQFSFSLQGSTITVTKK